The Mycobacterium seoulense genome has a window encoding:
- a CDS encoding lipid-transfer protein: MTHRVLVAGVGMIPFTTPSRSETYQVMAQNAAHAALADAGVEYASIQQAYVGYVYGDSTSGQSALYGLGQTGIPVVNVNNNCSTGSTALWLARQAIENGAADCVLALGFEQMQRGALGSMWTDRPSPFTRFDDATRAAQGWDDAAPMAAQYFGGAGRQYADKYGTDPATFARISVKARRHAKNNPYAVFRDEVTVEEVLASPHIYGPLTRLQCCPPTCGAAAAVLVSSEFARKRGLSPQVAIKAQAMTTDFPSTFEGADMIKVVGYDMAKAAADQVYEASGVAPEDIRVVELHDCFTANELLTYEGLGLTPEGTAEKFILDGDNTYGGRVVTNPSGGLLSKGHPLGATGLAQCAELVWQLRGQAGARQVDDVSVALQHNIGLGGAAVVTLYEKVA, encoded by the coding sequence ATGACTCATCGTGTGCTGGTGGCCGGTGTCGGGATGATTCCCTTCACCACCCCGAGTCGATCCGAGACATACCAGGTTATGGCGCAAAATGCGGCACATGCAGCGCTCGCGGACGCGGGCGTCGAGTACGCGTCGATTCAGCAGGCCTATGTCGGCTATGTGTATGGAGACTCGACATCAGGGCAGTCGGCCTTGTACGGCTTGGGGCAGACCGGCATCCCGGTCGTCAACGTCAACAACAACTGCTCGACCGGTTCGACCGCGCTGTGGTTGGCGCGCCAGGCCATCGAGAACGGTGCGGCCGACTGCGTCCTGGCGCTGGGGTTCGAGCAGATGCAGCGCGGCGCGCTGGGATCGATGTGGACCGACCGGCCCAGTCCGTTCACCCGCTTCGACGACGCCACCCGGGCCGCGCAGGGGTGGGACGATGCCGCGCCGATGGCCGCCCAGTATTTCGGTGGTGCCGGCCGCCAGTACGCCGACAAGTACGGCACCGACCCCGCGACGTTCGCCCGGATCTCGGTCAAGGCGCGCCGGCACGCGAAGAACAATCCCTACGCGGTGTTTCGGGACGAGGTCACCGTCGAGGAGGTGCTGGCATCGCCGCACATCTACGGGCCGCTCACCAGGCTGCAGTGCTGCCCACCGACCTGCGGCGCCGCCGCCGCGGTCCTGGTCAGCTCGGAGTTCGCCCGCAAGCGCGGGTTGTCGCCGCAGGTCGCCATCAAAGCTCAGGCGATGACGACGGACTTTCCCTCCACCTTCGAAGGCGCCGACATGATCAAGGTCGTGGGCTACGACATGGCCAAGGCCGCCGCGGATCAGGTCTACGAAGCCTCTGGTGTGGCGCCGGAAGACATCCGGGTCGTGGAACTGCACGACTGTTTCACCGCCAACGAATTGCTCACGTACGAAGGCCTGGGACTGACTCCAGAGGGCACCGCGGAGAAATTCATCCTCGACGGCGACAACACCTACGGCGGACGCGTGGTGACCAACCCGTCGGGCGGACTGCTCTCCAAGGGACATCCCCTCGGGGCGACGGGCCTTGCGCAGTGCGCCGAATTGGTGTGGCAGCTACGCGGCCAGGCGGGGGCACGGCAGGTCGACGATGTCAGCGTGGCGCTGCAACACAACATCGGACTGGGCGGGGCGGCCGTGGTCACCCTCTACGAGAAGGTCGCGTGA
- a CDS encoding MaoC family dehydratase N-terminal domain-containing protein — MALDKAVIGTTLPATTLTVERARLRFFAKAIGETDPVYTDVDAAKAAGHPDIPAPPTFLFSVELESPDPFAFLASLGVDLRMVLHGEQSFTYHAIAYPGDELVATPRITDVYAKKGGALEFVVKETAITRADGTAVAELQSVIVIQNLGVTP; from the coding sequence GTGGCGCTCGACAAGGCCGTCATCGGAACCACCCTGCCGGCCACCACGCTGACCGTCGAACGAGCGCGGCTGCGCTTCTTCGCCAAGGCGATCGGCGAGACCGACCCGGTCTACACCGATGTCGACGCCGCCAAAGCGGCCGGCCACCCGGATATTCCGGCGCCCCCCACCTTCCTGTTCTCGGTCGAACTGGAGAGCCCGGACCCGTTCGCGTTCCTCGCATCACTGGGCGTCGACCTGAGGATGGTTCTGCACGGCGAGCAGTCCTTCACCTACCACGCGATCGCCTACCCCGGTGACGAACTCGTCGCCACGCCGCGCATCACCGACGTCTACGCCAAAAAGGGCGGCGCGCTCGAATTCGTGGTCAAGGAGACCGCGATCACCCGCGCCGACGGGACGGCGGTCGCCGAACTGCAATCGGTCATCGTCATCCAGAACCTCGGGGTCACACCATGA
- a CDS encoding MaoC/PaaZ C-terminal domain-containing protein — protein MTLAETVTVGTELPPLKVAPISRLTLALFAGASGDHNPMHVDLDAAKSVGLPDVFAHGMLSMAYLGRLLTNWVPQQRIRAYRVRFVAITPVHGEPTCTGRVTHMDDVDGERRATVELAVRLPDGTTTLTGDAVVAL, from the coding sequence ATGACACTCGCCGAAACCGTAACCGTCGGCACCGAACTGCCACCGCTGAAGGTGGCGCCGATCTCACGGCTGACGCTGGCGTTGTTCGCCGGCGCTTCGGGTGACCACAACCCGATGCACGTCGACCTCGACGCCGCCAAGTCGGTCGGCCTGCCGGACGTGTTCGCTCACGGAATGCTGTCCATGGCCTACCTGGGCCGGCTGCTGACGAACTGGGTTCCCCAGCAGCGGATCCGCGCCTACCGGGTCCGTTTCGTGGCGATCACCCCGGTGCACGGCGAACCGACCTGCACCGGCCGGGTCACGCACATGGACGACGTCGACGGCGAACGGCGCGCCACCGTCGAACTGGCCGTGCGGCTCCCCGACGGCACCACCACCCTCACCGGCGACGCCGTTGTCGCCCTATAA